From the Candidatus Poribacteria bacterium genome, one window contains:
- a CDS encoding Gfo/Idh/MocA family oxidoreductase, with amino-acid sequence MVKIGIIGIGFMGMIHYYGIQRATGAEVVAICTRDPKKLSGDWTGIQGNFGPRGGMEDLSNVRKYSEIDELLADEEVDLVDICLPTHLHKSVSMASLAAGKHTLVEKPISISMDDANELVELAEKIGVERKAALQSPCFLMVAHVLPFFAEYAYAKRVVEEGKYGKLLGAHFKRITSRPGRPRNIDDLAKSGGPGIDLHIHDTHFIQLLCGVPDAVFSQGKLVGANYVEYLTTQYIYNDKDISVSCSSGGATQRGRAFSHGFEIYLENATLLYDFSTLAGEASTAVPLTLLNDEGEVEQVDLGDVDPIDAFTAELQYAVDAIDWENEPAALSGVGARDALLLCYKEAESIRTGEIVAIR; translated from the coding sequence ATGGTAAAAATCGGAATTATTGGTATCGGGTTTATGGGCATGATCCACTACTATGGGATTCAGCGTGCCACCGGTGCCGAAGTGGTTGCTATTTGCACACGCGACCCGAAAAAACTATCTGGTGATTGGACGGGTATTCAGGGCAATTTTGGACCCCGCGGGGGTATGGAAGATCTCTCGAACGTCCGGAAATATAGTGAGATTGACGAGCTCCTTGCGGATGAAGAGGTCGATTTGGTTGATATTTGTCTGCCGACACATCTCCACAAATCTGTCAGTATGGCATCCCTTGCAGCTGGGAAACATACGCTCGTTGAGAAACCGATCTCAATCTCTATGGACGATGCGAATGAGCTTGTTGAACTGGCGGAAAAGATAGGCGTGGAGCGGAAGGCTGCGCTACAAAGTCCGTGTTTTCTGATGGTGGCGCATGTGTTACCTTTCTTCGCTGAATATGCGTATGCGAAGCGGGTGGTCGAGGAAGGAAAATACGGCAAATTGCTCGGTGCACATTTCAAACGTATCACCTCCAGACCGGGGAGGCCACGAAATATCGATGACCTCGCAAAAAGTGGCGGTCCGGGGATTGATTTGCACATCCACGACACGCATTTCATTCAATTGCTCTGTGGCGTTCCCGACGCTGTGTTTTCGCAAGGTAAACTTGTAGGTGCTAACTATGTGGAGTATTTGACGACACAGTACATCTACAACGATAAAGATATTTCCGTGAGTTGTTCATCTGGCGGGGCAACGCAGCGTGGACGTGCTTTCTCGCACGGGTTTGAAATCTATCTCGAAAATGCCACACTGCTTTATGATTTCTCGACATTGGCGGGTGAAGCGTCTACTGCAGTGCCGTTGACACTTCTGAATGACGAAGGAGAGGTCGAACAGGTGGATTTGGGAGATGTTGATCCGATTGATGCTTTTACTGCTGAACTTCAATACGCTGTTGACGCGATTGATTGGGAAAACGAACCGGCGGCACTGTCAGGGGTCGGTGCAAGGGACGCGTTGTTGTTATGCTATAAAGAGGCGGAATCGATTAGGACTGGCGAGATTGTAGCGATTCGCTAA
- a CDS encoding class I SAM-dependent methyltransferase, translating to MEAGAGWKQGRIGRSKTRKDERKTSSPNLPVFQSSSVFYSVSNIGELYVPLECREAVFARARVKLFAHQDLRHLNRIFTHIRHGGVAVVEGQWEQITAVMDYIQRHKQDLVQQSQREVKSRDRKESRGRSTNRALQAALARLMCWADADGILQVEPPFVLPYLLELAGEPPGANEGKPFLLSLTKIQQIQNALADTYPIPALDASLVASENVLAPRSQETIECFQEALQYVRQDAPAIVADIGCGSGCLTLLARQELGEQVEIYASDLLPEAVATTKLNLQRLLTDSDAVHVMPPGDLFDPFPSHRFDAIIFNAPWVVARVRTRAELAIHDEKQETVKRFFSQVSDFLKPDGTVLLGYADASGPRVINNLEAIIAEAGFKVDTSFNRRVATHRSKRKWEQIRVYVLRRVSV from the coding sequence ATGGAAGCAGGAGCAGGTTGGAAGCAGGGCAGGATTGGCAGGTCGAAAACAAGGAAGGATGAAAGAAAAACCTCTTCCCCCAATCTTCCAGTTTTCCAGTCTTCCAGTGTTTTTTATTCCGTTAGTAATATCGGCGAACTGTATGTTCCTCTTGAATGTCGAGAGGCTGTTTTCGCGCGGGCACGCGTCAAGTTGTTCGCGCATCAGGACTTGAGACATCTCAATCGGATTTTTACACATATCCGACACGGCGGCGTTGCGGTTGTAGAAGGACAATGGGAACAGATTACGGCTGTTATGGACTATATCCAACGCCACAAACAGGATTTAGTCCAACAATCGCAGCGTGAAGTCAAATCACGTGATCGAAAAGAATCGCGCGGAAGATCTACAAACCGTGCTTTGCAAGCAGCCTTAGCGCGCCTCATGTGTTGGGCGGATGCGGACGGAATATTACAAGTTGAACCACCATTTGTTCTCCCCTACCTATTGGAACTTGCCGGTGAACCTCCTGGCGCGAACGAAGGAAAACCTTTTCTCCTATCTCTGACAAAAATCCAACAGATTCAGAATGCGCTGGCGGATACGTATCCTATTCCTGCGCTTGATGCTTCGCTTGTGGCTTCCGAGAATGTCCTTGCGCCGCGCTCGCAGGAGACGATTGAATGTTTTCAAGAAGCGTTGCAATATGTCCGTCAAGACGCGCCTGCTATAGTTGCGGATATTGGGTGTGGAAGTGGGTGTTTGACCTTGTTGGCGCGACAGGAATTGGGGGAACAGGTTGAAATATATGCATCTGATCTGCTTCCCGAAGCGGTTGCGACAACGAAGTTGAACCTTCAACGACTTCTCACAGATTCAGACGCTGTACACGTCATGCCCCCGGGTGACCTATTTGATCCTTTTCCCTCACATCGGTTTGATGCGATTATCTTTAATGCGCCGTGGGTTGTTGCCCGTGTTCGCACGCGTGCTGAGCTCGCTATTCACGATGAGAAGCAGGAGACGGTGAAACGCTTTTTTTCGCAGGTGTCAGATTTCTTGAAGCCTGATGGGACGGTTTTATTGGGTTATGCTGATGCATCGGGACCGAGGGTAATTAATAATCTTGAAGCGATAATTGCGGAAGCTGGTTTTAAGGTGGACACTTCCTTTAACAGGCGGGTTGCGACGCATCGCTCTAAACGGAAGTGGGAGCAGATTCGGGTGTATGTGTTGCGGCGGGTGTCTGTCTGA
- a CDS encoding efflux RND transporter periplasmic adaptor subunit has product MTNRHMLKTSVIKLLLIISCLSVGDAIAQEATSPVAVSVTTARRGTIVSAKQYTGHLEPQAEVQVFANVSGKIVALGATVGQNVAKGDVLAETDLSEATLAVIRAESALSSAQSRLTATQANAQGRVESQLAVAQETLMTAQSQLTETKSLAEMRIRNQLVQAEAAYQAAQESIEKSETNAEQSLTRAKVELDKAQLDFERTKSLHEKQHVSDSDFEGVENRLKVAQTRYEEAVVTANQFQEGARHPSVERAKAELDVAQKLVEIRAWEREIALAESKVTQAQADFSAAQKLVEAKSWEREIEIASASVRQAEEQLKIAGEQLSDAIIKSPIDGVIATRHSNVDDYALSAASPTGKPIFTIIGVDRLKAVWSMPVGDTRRINTGELVLISTNAGIQNIVGTIDFISPTVDRENNTVLVQATVPNAAGSLSHNSGLKPGGTITVSIKTGERKNVQLLPMRAVLHIQNGSGTIFTVRENAAHREQINVGAVYGGEIEITSRLINGTQVIVSEQHRLQEGTPVSIIRE; this is encoded by the coding sequence ATGACCAATAGACACATGCTGAAAACGTCCGTGATAAAACTCCTCCTCATCATCTCTTGTTTGAGCGTCGGCGATGCAATCGCCCAAGAAGCAACATCGCCGGTAGCCGTATCCGTTACAACAGCGAGACGCGGGACGATTGTTTCCGCTAAGCAGTACACTGGACATTTAGAACCACAAGCAGAAGTCCAAGTATTCGCCAATGTTTCGGGGAAAATTGTTGCATTGGGTGCAACAGTCGGACAAAATGTCGCGAAAGGCGATGTACTCGCAGAGACCGATTTGAGTGAAGCCACACTCGCTGTGATACGCGCAGAATCAGCACTGAGTAGCGCACAATCTCGACTCACGGCAACACAAGCAAACGCCCAAGGCCGCGTTGAGTCTCAGTTAGCCGTTGCACAGGAAACGCTAATGACGGCGCAGTCGCAGCTGACGGAAACGAAGTCACTTGCCGAGATGCGTATTCGGAATCAACTCGTGCAGGCAGAAGCGGCGTACCAAGCAGCTCAGGAATCCATCGAAAAATCGGAAACAAATGCAGAGCAGTCGTTGACACGGGCAAAAGTCGAACTCGACAAAGCACAGTTAGACTTTGAACGCACAAAGTCGCTTCATGAAAAACAGCACGTCAGTGATAGCGATTTTGAAGGAGTGGAAAACCGCTTGAAAGTCGCACAAACCCGCTACGAAGAAGCCGTCGTTACAGCAAACCAATTTCAGGAGGGTGCGAGGCATCCGTCCGTGGAAAGGGCAAAAGCAGAATTAGATGTTGCCCAGAAACTCGTGGAAATTCGTGCGTGGGAACGCGAGATCGCTTTAGCAGAATCAAAAGTTACACAAGCGCAGGCTGATTTCAGTGCAGCACAGAAACTGGTGGAAGCGAAATCGTGGGAACGTGAGATTGAAATCGCGAGCGCCTCGGTCCGTCAAGCCGAAGAACAACTTAAAATCGCGGGGGAACAATTGAGTGACGCTATCATTAAATCCCCGATTGACGGCGTTATCGCAACACGCCACTCAAATGTGGATGATTACGCGCTATCTGCCGCGTCACCTACGGGGAAACCGATATTTACAATAATCGGTGTTGATCGCCTCAAAGCCGTTTGGAGTATGCCAGTCGGGGATACACGTCGCATTAACACCGGCGAACTCGTTTTGATTTCCACGAACGCTGGCATTCAAAATATTGTCGGCACGATTGACTTTATCAGTCCAACGGTTGATCGTGAAAACAACACAGTGCTTGTCCAAGCAACCGTACCGAACGCCGCCGGATCCCTCTCTCATAATAGTGGTCTGAAACCGGGGGGCACAATCACAGTTTCCATCAAAACAGGCGAACGCAAAAACGTACAATTACTCCCCATGCGCGCCGTCTTACACATTCAGAACGGAAGCGGGACTATCTTTACTGTTAGGGAAAATGCAGCGCACCGAGAACAGATAAATGTTGGTGCTGTTTATGGTGGGGAAATCGAGATTACCTCAAGACTTATCAACGGAACACAAGTGATTGTGAGCGAACAACACCGGTTACAAGAAGGAACACCGGTGTCTATTATTCGTGAATAA
- the msrA gene encoding peptide-methionine (S)-S-oxide reductase MsrA, with product MQLETATFGAGCFWCVEAVFLQLKGVHEVISGYTGGTTVNPTYQAVCMGMTGHAEVIQIQFDPSVISYEELLEVFWHTHDPTTLNRQGADVGTQYRSAIFYHTEEQQRIAEKSKSETDASDLWKAPIVTEITPSDTFYSAEDYHQNYFELNPRQPYCQFIIHPKMQKFTKDFKDKLKNDQ from the coding sequence ATGCAATTAGAGACAGCGACATTTGGCGCAGGTTGTTTTTGGTGTGTTGAGGCAGTCTTTCTACAACTGAAAGGCGTTCATGAGGTCATCTCAGGATACACCGGCGGAACGACTGTCAACCCGACTTATCAGGCAGTATGTATGGGAATGACCGGCCATGCTGAGGTGATTCAGATTCAATTCGATCCGAGTGTTATCTCTTATGAAGAATTATTGGAAGTCTTTTGGCACACGCACGATCCAACAACCTTAAATCGCCAAGGTGCTGATGTCGGCACCCAATACCGTTCGGCGATCTTCTATCACACGGAAGAACAACAACGCATCGCTGAAAAATCTAAATCAGAAACGGACGCATCCGATTTGTGGAAGGCACCGATCGTTACGGAAATTACACCAAGCGATACCTTTTATTCTGCTGAAGATTACCACCAAAACTATTTTGAACTGAATCCAAGGCAGCCTTACTGTCAATTCATAATCCATCCGAAGATGCAAAAATTCACAAAAGATTTCAAGGACAAACTCAAAAATGACCAATAG
- a CDS encoding HEAT repeat domain-containing protein, with amino-acid sequence MACQSEDQRAKAFVNQLGDTEVFRRTEAGEALVEMGPAAIDALIQGLSHENPQIREMSVWTLSEIKTPTARVVPAIITSLADPEETVRVVGSVALQGIGEPAVPYLIDALTAAPSADIRLNAAYALGEIGKPLDTIIPALITSLTDPEWNVRRLTVRALIRIGTPAVDPLVKALNSPDQDLRRMAERALNDMGTVRALRAITEAKRRSLDR; translated from the coding sequence ATGGCATGCCAATCAGAGGATCAACGGGCAAAAGCATTTGTTAACCAACTGGGTGACACAGAAGTGTTTCGTCGCACTGAAGCAGGAGAAGCCTTAGTCGAGATGGGCCCCGCGGCGATTGATGCCCTGATTCAAGGGTTATCCCATGAAAATCCTCAGATTCGTGAGATGTCCGTGTGGACGCTCAGCGAGATTAAGACCCCGACGGCTCGCGTTGTGCCTGCAATTATCACCTCCCTCGCCGATCCAGAGGAGACAGTCCGCGTTGTCGGTTCGGTCGCGCTTCAGGGTATAGGTGAACCCGCCGTGCCGTATCTTATTGATGCCTTAACCGCAGCACCGTCAGCGGATATTCGACTGAATGCCGCCTATGCGTTAGGCGAAATCGGCAAACCACTGGATACAATCATTCCAGCCCTCATCACCTCCCTCACCGATCCGGAGTGGAACGTCCGTCGACTTACCGTCCGTGCTTTGATTCGGATAGGCACGCCAGCGGTTGATCCATTGGTTAAGGCACTGAATTCACCGGATCAAGATCTCCGTCGCATGGCAGAACGGGCGTTGAACGACATGGGCACTGTGCGAGCACTTAGGGCAATTACAGAAGCAAAGCGACGGTCACTTGACCGCTGA
- a CDS encoding DUF6178 family protein: MHSTTKTNRFSLVADATLDSRLFLAQALAHGDTLDGIPREQADTLYQNIAAIAHKLITMKTKNLSDESALRTHIQTAFTLTSLGLEYGSKGDLDKAVRLLRKNRVVKFFQIGNTLTEKLLERARHLLDNGAILPPTSDEERILGANYTDMETESIPIYTQTELEFLKALLTYRTTIRTLQVTIREADFPRAFIHLAEVDTIDRQLACIENRCHYVHALPQENLFALDPPLSIFPNPIEQLTLGLIVNLVLYRQIDFQLDADTRQDFHELAYVDGEIRPSLRQQLLDWVSQYLEQGHQPEAVRTYAVSYWDDCLRTEGQRISAE; the protein is encoded by the coding sequence ATGCACTCGACAACAAAGACGAATAGATTCTCCCTTGTAGCGGATGCAACGCTTGATAGCCGTCTCTTCCTCGCACAGGCATTGGCACACGGAGATACTCTCGACGGCATTCCGCGTGAACAGGCGGATACGCTCTACCAGAACATCGCCGCTATTGCCCACAAACTCATCACAATGAAGACGAAAAACCTCTCGGATGAGTCGGCACTCCGAACGCACATTCAAACCGCATTTACGCTTACCAGTCTTGGATTAGAATACGGCAGCAAAGGCGATCTTGACAAAGCAGTTCGTCTCCTTCGCAAAAACCGGGTCGTCAAGTTCTTCCAAATCGGCAATACGTTAACAGAAAAGTTGTTAGAGAGAGCACGACATCTTTTGGACAACGGCGCAATCCTGCCCCCTACATCGGATGAAGAACGGATTCTCGGGGCAAACTACACGGACATGGAAACCGAAAGCATCCCAATCTATACACAGACGGAACTCGAATTTCTAAAGGCGTTGCTCACCTATAGGACAACGATTCGGACGCTTCAGGTAACAATCAGAGAGGCGGATTTTCCAAGAGCATTCATCCACTTGGCTGAGGTTGACACCATTGATCGGCAGCTGGCGTGCATCGAGAACCGATGCCACTACGTTCACGCCTTACCACAAGAAAATCTATTCGCGCTCGATCCGCCGCTTAGCATTTTCCCGAATCCTATTGAGCAGCTCACGCTTGGATTGATAGTTAACCTTGTGCTGTATCGTCAAATTGATTTCCAGTTAGACGCAGATACCCGGCAGGACTTCCACGAACTTGCTTACGTTGACGGTGAAATTCGACCTTCTCTCCGACAACAGCTGCTCGATTGGGTCTCGCAGTACCTTGAGCAAGGACATCAACCGGAGGCTGTAAGAACGTATGCTGTCTCCTATTGGGACGACTGCCTTCGGACTGAGGGGCAAAGAATCTCCGCTGAATAG
- a CDS encoding DUF6178 family protein — protein sequence MNSPKTMVPRSESKKLLSLPTREAELLFQSYEKHQQLEILSATRNPKSREQLYYLVPDCTELIQESTTEDVLQVLDTMLGTGLASVLLPCLSNEQFEELLDIAVWRDGKLDEESLDLWLFELSECERDDLGRFLRELDLRLLATLLHGRITVKSQYTAMFLENELMDPGSPAIDYADERARAICDAIWEADHEIFGILINELADIDAEGNVEAELAAVFDAAKADRAERVQARDKETGIDVTEADLMEKVDLESLTLDEDDDDDALDNKDE from the coding sequence ATGAACAGTCCGAAAACAATGGTTCCACGCTCCGAAAGTAAGAAACTTCTGTCTCTACCAACGCGCGAAGCAGAACTACTCTTTCAAAGCTACGAAAAGCATCAACAATTAGAGATACTCTCTGCAACCCGTAACCCAAAATCACGCGAGCAGCTTTATTATCTCGTACCTGACTGTACCGAACTTATTCAGGAAAGTACTACCGAGGATGTACTCCAAGTCCTTGATACAATGCTCGGTACAGGACTCGCCTCGGTCCTATTGCCGTGCCTCTCAAACGAACAATTTGAGGAACTCCTTGACATCGCCGTTTGGCGGGATGGAAAACTTGATGAAGAGTCATTGGACCTCTGGCTTTTTGAACTTTCTGAATGCGAACGGGACGACCTCGGACGGTTCCTCAGAGAACTCGACCTCCGATTATTAGCAACCCTTCTCCACGGACGCATCACAGTCAAAAGTCAATACACCGCTATGTTCCTCGAAAATGAATTGATGGACCCAGGCTCGCCTGCAATTGACTATGCCGACGAACGCGCACGGGCAATTTGCGATGCCATCTGGGAAGCAGACCATGAGATTTTCGGAATACTTATCAACGAACTCGCTGATATTGATGCCGAGGGCAATGTCGAAGCTGAACTCGCTGCTGTTTTTGATGCCGCAAAAGCGGATAGAGCCGAACGCGTCCAGGCGCGTGATAAGGAAACCGGTATTGATGTCACCGAAGCCGATCTCATGGAAAAGGTCGATTTAGAATCACTTACGCTTGATGAGGATGACGACGACGATGCACTCGACAACAAAGACGAATAG
- a CDS encoding sugar phosphate isomerase/epimerase — MKVGIRDGMLPVSFEESFQKAKEIGFDGVEVCMGVNYREHLLWQDGGIDKVNSLAEAAGVEIPSLSPGGFTAYSFMHPTDSTRSEGIAKLQYLAETAPQLGAKVILVPFFGNGKIEDDHIDAPRFIDGLKAAAETAEKYGISLAVESTLSAEQHQRIIDNVGSSAVGVYYDMGNATGFGYDSPAEIRSLGSAISQMHIKDTSGNHAGEGDVDFPAVFDATHAIGYDSWFVLETPGKDDPVASAAKNLNFVRNNF, encoded by the coding sequence ATGAAAGTAGGTATTAGGGACGGAATGTTACCCGTTTCGTTTGAAGAATCGTTTCAGAAAGCAAAAGAAATTGGGTTCGACGGTGTCGAAGTCTGCATGGGAGTCAACTACCGTGAGCATCTGCTCTGGCAGGATGGCGGTATCGACAAGGTAAACAGTTTAGCAGAAGCAGCCGGTGTCGAAATCCCCTCACTATCACCCGGTGGTTTTACTGCTTATTCGTTTATGCATCCGACTGATAGCACACGGAGCGAAGGCATCGCGAAGCTGCAATATCTCGCAGAGACCGCACCGCAACTCGGTGCGAAGGTGATCCTGGTACCGTTTTTTGGGAACGGTAAAATCGAGGACGACCACATCGACGCACCACGTTTCATAGACGGGTTGAAAGCCGCTGCCGAAACCGCCGAAAAATATGGCATCTCTCTCGCAGTGGAATCAACCTTAAGCGCAGAACAGCACCAAAGAATTATTGATAACGTCGGTTCATCAGCCGTTGGGGTCTACTATGACATGGGTAACGCCACCGGATTCGGTTACGACTCGCCAGCCGAGATTCGGAGCCTCGGTTCTGCTATTTCACAGATGCACATCAAGGATACAAGCGGCAATCACGCTGGCGAAGGCGATGTCGATTTCCCCGCAGTCTTTGACGCTACTCACGCTATTGGATACGACAGTTGGTTCGTACTGGAAACGCCCGGAAAAGATGATCCAGTGGCATCCGCAGCGAAAAACCTCAATTTCGTGAGGAATAACTTTTGA
- a CDS encoding formylglycine-generating enzyme family protein gives MKCTYFTILVFILVICRDFAIAEVSKTAQKVLTTIEWISISEGTFLMGSTSEEAAAAYEDAKLRSSMLERHTFDAELPQHQVYLSAYEVSRYEITNAQYRAFVEATNRPTPRGHNSEETWADETLNTDTQPVVGVTWFDAQAFAEWIGGSLPTEAQWERAARGTEARRYPWGNTPPKARQHANFARRYNRPVSVGQFPQGESPDGIADLAGNVWEWCLDEYSPTAYQRGGSNVARNPLNLRFRDVLRARVIRGGAWDVGRAFLRSGLRFKFYPLDSTHTIGFRVVRPRPEIKE, from the coding sequence ATGAAATGCACCTATTTCACAATTCTTGTCTTTATCCTTGTGATCTGTCGTGATTTCGCTATTGCCGAAGTCAGTAAAACTGCCCAAAAGGTCCTCACCACAATAGAATGGATCTCTATCTCCGAAGGCACGTTTCTGATGGGTTCAACCTCTGAAGAAGCGGCAGCAGCTTACGAAGACGCGAAGTTGCGGAGTTCGATGCTTGAACGGCACACCTTTGATGCGGAGTTGCCGCAACATCAGGTCTATCTGAGTGCTTATGAAGTCTCGCGGTATGAAATCACTAACGCCCAATACCGTGCCTTTGTTGAAGCGACGAACCGTCCGACACCGCGCGGGCATAACAGTGAGGAGACTTGGGCGGATGAGACGCTCAACACTGATACGCAGCCCGTTGTGGGTGTGACGTGGTTTGACGCTCAGGCGTTCGCGGAATGGATTGGCGGAAGTCTTCCGACCGAAGCACAGTGGGAACGCGCTGCACGTGGGACTGAGGCACGTAGATATCCATGGGGAAACACGCCACCCAAGGCACGTCAGCACGCCAACTTCGCACGTCGCTACAACCGTCCAGTATCGGTCGGACAGTTTCCGCAAGGTGAATCACCAGACGGCATCGCCGATCTTGCTGGGAATGTATGGGAGTGGTGTCTCGATGAATACAGTCCAACAGCCTATCAGCGAGGTGGTAGCAATGTGGCCCGAAATCCGCTCAATCTCCGCTTTCGAGATGTGCTTCGAGCGAGGGTGATTCGTGGGGGTGCATGGGATGTTGGTCGCGCGTTTCTCCGTTCAGGTTTGCGATTCAAATTCTATCCTTTGGATTCAACACATACAATCGGGTTTCGGGTCGTCCGGCCGCGCCCGGAGATAAAAGAATAA
- a CDS encoding CRTAC1 family protein, giving the protein MFQPKHYLSRFLTSILTPFLLFVFPHLSDADPYFRDVTYAMKLDFRHVNGFSAERRLVETMGSGGALFDFDNDDDLDLYLVQGNSLSPSAESLPKNRLYRNDTGIFVDITASANVGDTGYGLGAVAADYNSDGYRDLYVTNLGENVLYRNNGDGTFTDVTEQAEVGCPLLSASAAFADIDRDGDLDLYVCNYVEYALETDIPCYYKNSLRIYCGPNEYQGIADVLYRNNGDGTFTDVTKSAGVYEPTTRGLGVVFTDVNSDGWVDIYVANDMSPNTLFVNQGDGTFQEEGVRRGVAYNGDGLANGSMGIDAGDYDNDGDIDLWVTNFALEANCLMQNDGDGYFEDVTFDTDLADPSFYALGFGTRFVDFDNDGWLDILVGNGHIWDNVEQIDAKQHYAQPVQLFRNQGGTPENHMGFTEITAEAGLDKTPYVVRGMLFGDIDMDGDVDVVLCQSNRPAVILSNAVGNANAWLMVKLVGTDGNTDAIGAQVQVETDGMTLLREVICGASYLSGNDLCLTFGLGRATRVDNLQIRWHNGRAQELGTVPIRQSIVLLQD; this is encoded by the coding sequence ATGTTTCAACCCAAACACTACCTGTCCCGTTTTTTGACTTCCATACTAACGCCTTTTCTCCTTTTCGTATTTCCACACCTCAGCGATGCTGATCCGTATTTCCGCGATGTAACCTATGCGATGAAACTTGATTTCCGGCACGTCAACGGATTTTCTGCGGAACGCCGACTCGTTGAGACGATGGGCAGTGGTGGGGCACTCTTTGACTTTGACAACGACGACGATTTAGATCTCTACCTCGTTCAAGGCAATTCACTCTCTCCGTCAGCAGAATCTCTACCTAAGAATCGACTTTACCGAAACGATACTGGTATTTTTGTTGACATTACAGCGTCTGCAAATGTTGGTGATACCGGCTATGGGCTCGGTGCTGTCGCTGCGGATTACAATTCTGATGGGTATCGCGACCTATACGTGACAAACTTAGGGGAAAACGTGTTATACCGGAACAATGGAGATGGCACGTTTACAGATGTAACTGAGCAAGCGGAGGTGGGGTGTCCACTGTTGAGTGCGAGTGCGGCGTTTGCTGACATTGACCGGGATGGCGATCTTGATCTCTATGTGTGCAACTACGTTGAATATGCGTTGGAAACCGATATCCCGTGCTATTACAAAAATAGTTTGCGTATCTATTGTGGTCCTAACGAATATCAAGGTATTGCCGATGTATTGTACCGAAACAATGGAGATGGTACGTTCACGGATGTTACAAAATCGGCAGGGGTGTATGAACCGACGACGCGTGGGCTTGGTGTCGTCTTTACGGATGTGAATAGCGACGGTTGGGTGGACATCTACGTCGCGAACGATATGTCTCCGAATACGCTTTTTGTGAATCAAGGCGATGGGACTTTTCAAGAGGAAGGCGTGCGCCGCGGTGTTGCGTATAACGGTGATGGACTCGCAAACGGCTCGATGGGTATAGACGCTGGCGATTATGATAACGACGGCGATATAGATCTTTGGGTGACGAATTTCGCGTTGGAGGCGAACTGTCTTATGCAGAACGATGGCGATGGTTACTTTGAGGACGTAACATTTGACACAGATCTCGCCGATCCGTCCTTCTACGCACTCGGTTTCGGTACTCGTTTTGTTGACTTTGATAACGACGGTTGGTTAGATATACTCGTTGGGAACGGGCATATCTGGGATAACGTGGAACAGATTGATGCAAAACAGCACTACGCGCAGCCTGTGCAACTGTTTCGCAATCAAGGGGGTACTCCAGAAAACCACATGGGTTTTACCGAGATTACCGCTGAGGCTGGATTGGATAAAACACCTTATGTCGTCCGTGGGATGCTCTTCGGGGATATAGATATGGATGGCGATGTGGATGTTGTTTTGTGCCAGTCAAACCGTCCAGCAGTTATTCTCAGCAATGCAGTTGGCAATGCGAACGCGTGGCTAATGGTGAAATTGGTTGGTACAGATGGCAATACCGACGCGATCGGTGCGCAAGTTCAGGTAGAGACGGACGGCATGACGCTTCTGCGCGAGGTTATCTGTGGGGCGAGTTATTTGTCAGGCAACGATCTCTGTCTCACCTTTGGATTGGGAAGGGCAACGCGGGTAGACAATCTCCAAATTCGTTGGCACAACGGGCGCGCTCAGGAGTTGGGGACAGTCCCAATTCGTCAATCTATAGTGCTTTTACAGGATTGA